One Triticum dicoccoides isolate Atlit2015 ecotype Zavitan chromosome 5B, WEW_v2.0, whole genome shotgun sequence genomic window carries:
- the LOC119312438 gene encoding uncharacterized protein LOC119312438, translating to MSSPRRFSWVVLRKHVPVFDAEEKEQEDKIMAKASKDWGNIENGSWILDQFSLDAHLVEPPELSTLSVRAKIETQERGFGCVLDSVVENYLVMTLVFGDRWYGLVYDAAKNSLSLLPATMDSFEGYDFASRVDSVPFFFLRPPAVLPRDDGSYDLFNLGFRFATRDRVLQGSSGIIFRWWSHAAGKKWTKQEARFSPHTQVPRQPAYKVDAAFTFKGKVFWADLMLGAIVCDMPSTRTTTSEDEDHVELDFIHLPQECQGRDFSRSYPKDRRTMGPVGDSIKLISIVTISGDNPRDNTPPADVVLRSWTLSPDLRSWTRDQDMELPLPLLWQSEVYKRERLPQAMPQCPVLKADEDGVLYLLLGDYYLDWERRARLCREIECVISIDMRTKSLLSCSHRPIKDGLPAPAPWEEVQPSKDFHPDIPSLVAAKFCANHTGWSHCLLHKEKKNRLI from the coding sequence ATGTCTTCACCGAGGAGGTTTTCCTGGGTCGTGCTGAGGAAGCACGTCCCGGTCTTCGACGCCGAGGAGAAGGAGCAGGAGGACAAGATCATGGCCAAGGCGAGCAAAGATTGGGGGAACATCGAGAATGGGTCCTGGATACTGGACCAGTTCTCGCTCGACGCGCACCTCGTCGAGCCGCCGGAGCTCTCCACCTTGTCCGTGCGCGCCAAGATCGAGACGCAGGAGCGCGGCTTCGGGTGCGTCCTCGACTCCGTCGTGGAGAACTACCTCGTCATGACTCTGGTGTTCGGCGACAGGTGGTACGGGCTCGTCTACGACGCCGCCAAGAACTCGCTCTCGCTGCTCCCCGCCACCATGGATTCCTTCGAGGGCTACGACTTCGCGTCGAGAGTTGATTCTGTGCCCTTCTTCTTCCTGAGGCCACCTGCTGTCCTGCCACGCGACGACGGTTCCTACGATCTGTTCAATCTGGGGTTCCGTTTCGCTACACGCGACAGAGTGTTGCAGGGGTCGTCGGGCATCATCTTCCGGTGGTGGAGCCATGCCGCTGGCAAGAAGTGGACGAAGCAGGAGGCGCGCTTCAGCCCGCATACCCAGGTGCCGCGCCAGCCGGCTTACAAAGTAGACGCGGCCTTCACTTTCAAAGGGAAGGTTTTCTGGGCCGATCTCATGCTTGGCGCCAttgtctgtgacatgccatccacccgTACCACTACCAGCGAAGACGAAGACCACGTGGAGCTGGACTTCATCCATCTTCCCCAGGAGTGCCAAGGCCGTGACTTCTCCCGCAGTTACCCCAAGGACCGTCGGACCATGGGCCCTGTCGGGGACTCCATAAAGCTCATCTCCATCGTCACCATCAGTGGCGACAACCCCCGTGACAACACGCCCCCTGCCGACGTTGTGCTGCGGAGCTGGACCCTGTCGCCAGATCTCCGCTCATGGACGAGAGACCAAGACATGGAGCTGCCCTTGCCCCTGCTCTGGCAGTCGGAGGTCTACAAGCGCGAGAGGCTGCCGCAGGCCATGCCGCAGTGCCCagtcctcaaggccgacgaggatggtGTCCTTTACCTCTTGCTGGGAGATTACTACCTCGATTGGGAGAGAAGGGCTCGGCTATGCAGGGAGATTGAGTGTGTGATCAGCATCGACATGCGCACAAAGTCTCTCCTGTCCTGCAGCCATCGTCCGATCAAAGATGGCTTGCCGGCGCCAGCGCCATGGGAAGAAGTCCAGCCTTCCAAAGATTTCCATCCTGACATACCTTCCCTGGTTGCTGCCAAGTTCTGCGCGAACCACACTGGATGGTCTCATTGTCTTCTCCACAAGGAAAAGAAGAATCGTCTGATATAG